A part of Sandaracinaceae bacterium genomic DNA contains:
- a CDS encoding DUF4291 family protein, with protein sequence MLPVAPYLEQRASWPSTGRHILAHYDDESVVVYQAYNAAIADWAVAHQRFGGPWSFSRMSWIKPNFLWMMYRCGWATKVDQERVLAVRVARVGFDAVLGGALESSFQPDVHGPDRAA encoded by the coding sequence ATGTTGCCCGTTGCCCCATACCTCGAACAGCGCGCGAGCTGGCCCAGCACGGGCCGGCACATTCTCGCGCACTACGATGACGAGAGCGTCGTGGTCTATCAGGCCTACAACGCTGCCATCGCGGACTGGGCGGTGGCGCACCAGCGCTTCGGTGGCCCTTGGTCGTTCTCCCGGATGAGCTGGATCAAGCCGAACTTCCTCTGGATGATGTACCGCTGCGGGTGGGCCACGAAGGTAGACCAAGAGCGCGTGCTCGCCGTGCGCGTTGCTCGCGTGGGCTTCGACGCCGTCCTTGGCGGCGCGCTGGAGAGCAGCTTCCAGCCGGACGTGCACGGGCCCGACCGGGCTGCGTG